The following coding sequences lie in one Alloacidobacterium dinghuense genomic window:
- a CDS encoding lmo0937 family membrane protein, producing the protein MLWTIFVILLVLWLVGLVSFHAIGWYIHILLVLALIVLLIQLISGRRPVV; encoded by the coding sequence ATGCTTTGGACGATTTTCGTAATCCTGTTGGTTTTGTGGCTGGTGGGTCTTGTGAGTTTTCATGCGATCGGATGGTACATCCATATTCTGCTGGTTCTGGCGCTGATCGTACTGTTGATCCAGCTCATTTCCGGCAGGCGTCCCGTCGTATAA
- the pheA gene encoding prephenate dehydratase yields the protein MQVAIQGELGSFSHEAAGKVFSEATILPCTLSADVFRALSQKEVDAAVIPIENSLAGSVVEHYDLLLDNDVAIESESLLRIRHNLIVVPGSSLESVQSVYSHPVALAQCRRFFAQHPEVEAIPFYDTAGSVKQLMELRDRSTAAIASARAAECYGGEILAADIEDNAENYTRFFVIRRRDDVLRNPNADKVSLAFTVENRPGTLVAALEVFASQGTNLTKIESRPVQGKPWQYVFYVDYQLSTQIRADIAFDLLRQHCSMVKELGRYQAAERAD from the coding sequence ATGCAAGTAGCGATTCAAGGTGAACTCGGATCCTTCAGCCATGAAGCAGCCGGGAAAGTCTTTTCTGAGGCAACCATTTTGCCGTGCACTCTTTCAGCCGATGTCTTTCGCGCTTTATCTCAGAAGGAAGTGGATGCGGCTGTCATCCCAATTGAAAACAGCCTCGCCGGCTCTGTAGTCGAGCACTACGACCTTTTGCTGGACAATGACGTCGCCATCGAAAGTGAAAGTCTTTTGCGCATCCGTCACAATCTGATCGTGGTTCCCGGCTCCAGTCTCGAAAGCGTCCAGAGCGTTTATTCGCATCCGGTTGCTCTCGCGCAGTGCCGCAGATTCTTTGCGCAACATCCTGAGGTCGAAGCCATTCCCTTTTACGACACGGCCGGAAGCGTAAAGCAGCTTATGGAGCTTCGCGATCGCAGCACAGCAGCCATCGCAAGCGCCCGCGCCGCCGAATGCTACGGTGGAGAGATCCTTGCTGCCGACATCGAAGACAACGCCGAGAATTACACCCGCTTTTTTGTCATCCGGCGACGGGATGACGTATTGCGCAACCCCAATGCAGACAAGGTGAGCCTGGCCTTTACCGTCGAAAACAGGCCGGGAACGCTGGTAGCGGCTCTCGAAGTATTCGCCAGCCAGGGTACGAACCTGACCAAGATCGAATCGCGTCCTGTGCAGGGAAAGCCGTGGCAATACGTCTTCTATGTCGACTATCAGCTTTCTACTCAGATCCGCGCAGACATCGCCTTTGACCTGCTGCGCCAACACTGTTCCATGGTGAAGGAATTGGGCCGATACCAGGCTGCAGAGCGTGCGGATTAG